TCACCACGGGGATCGGAGACTCGGACATAACTATTAACCTGGCAAAATTGACTGTAATCCAACGACATGGAGTCTAGCACGGACAATTCAACCGATTCCTATTGGCCGGCTAAAATGCGATAATAGCTGATTCAAACAGTCAACGATGTAGTGGTTATCATGGAATACAGGCAATACATGTGTGTCGTTTGCGGCTTTATCTACGATGAAGAGCAGGGCCTGCCCGAAGAAGGCATCGCGCCCGGTACCCGCTGGGAAGACATCCCCGAAGACTGGCAGTGTCCCGAATGCGGGGTGGGCAAGGAAGACTTCGAAATGATCGAAATCTGAAAGATCGCAGAGGCGTCACTTTTCTTGCTAAGTCAAGTAACGCAAAGGGCGCGAAGACGCCAAGAACGCAAAGTTAATAATTTAAATCATGTAGAATGAGTACTGACACGTCAATTCAGTGCAAAAGATTCGATTGAAAACCTGAATCTTCAAAAATTCGGGGTTTTTTAATAATCTTCTTTGCGATCTCCGCGTCTTTGCGCCCTTTGCGTTAATGTCATTTCCCTCTAGGCAGAGTTCCGGCCAGTTGCGCCAGCCAGGCGGTTTTGGCGGACAGTTCCAGTGAGCAGTTCCACTTGTAAGCCAGGTTGATGGTTTCGGCCTGGGCGTAGACGCCGTGGCCGCGGACCACGGTGATTTTGTGTTTTGCCAGCGTGTCGGAGACCTGTTCCGGTGCTTCGGCCAGATAGTTCTCGTAGGGAATATTCAGCACCGGTACGGTGCCAAAGTAATAGTTCCCTTCAAAATCCGGCGGCGTGAAGTCTTTGCCGTTGAGTGTCAGCGCTACGGTATGGGCACCATGGCCGTGCAGTACCGCACGGGTATCGGGGTTCTTTTGATACACCATCACATGCAGCCGTGCATCCAGGGAGGCGCCGTCACCCAGGGTGCCGTCGATATCACAGGCAATGAGTTGATCCGGTCCCAGAGTGTCGGCGCAGGCGCCGGTGGGGGTCACCCAGATGGTATTGCCCTCGCGCACCGAGGCGTTGCCGCTGTGTGAATCGTTAATGCCGTACTGGCGCAGCCAGCGATAGTGGCGGATCAGATCGTCTTTAGGTGTCATAAATGATTCATCTTTGGTGCTGTAACAGAACTGTCAAGAACAAGTTGTATCATCTCCCGGAATCCGAATTATTTTTTGTCCCCGTTTTTCGTCAGCGCCGGGTGGTCGGGATCGGGGCGATCCAGGTAATAGCCCTGGGCCATATCCACGCCGATATCCCGAATCATTTCCAGGGTGGCCGCGTCCTCGACAAACTCGGCAATACAGATCTTGCGCAGGCCGCGGGCCACGCCCACCATCGCTTTGACAAAGGCCTGGTTCTCCGCATTGTTGGGCAGGTCGCTGATGAACTGGCCGTCGATTTTGAGAATTTCCACGCCCAGATGTTTGAGATAAGTAAAGGTGGAAAAACCGCTGCCGAAATCGTCCAGCGCGACCCGGCAACCGGTGCGGTGCATGGCTTCGATAAAGGCCTGGGCATCCTGCATATCGGTGACCGCGGCGGTTTCGGTCAGCTCAATGATCAGCCGTTGCGGTTCCAGTTCATATTCTCTTAGCAGGTTACGGATATATTGCGGCAGGCCGGGATCGTCGAAGGTGCGTCCGGAGACGTTAACCGCAATGGCGGATAAGTGCGGCAGTTCTGCCAGGGTTCGCACGACCCGCTTGATGACCCACTTGTCCAGGTCGACGATGGTGCCCGATTTTTCCGCGATAGGAATAAACTGCCCCGGCATATACAGCTGATCCAGGTTGAGCGGGTCGCGCATCCGAACCAGTGCCTCGATATGGCTGATACTGCTATCGCTGGTGTTATAGATTCCCTGGTAGTGCAATTCCAGCAAATCCTGTTCCATCGCCTGCACGATACGCTGGTTCCAGGTCAGGCGGTCGACCATGGCCAGCGAGGTATCGCGATCGGCATCGTAAATCGCCCAGGTATTTTTGCCCTGGCTTTTGGCCTGATACATGGCCGCGTCGGCACGGGCGACAAGATCCTCGGTATCCAGGCCGTGATCCGGAAAGACCGCCACGCCCAGGCTGGTGGTCATACGCAGGTGCCGGCCCCGAAAGCGAAACGGCAGGGAGGAGACCGCGTTGATGATGCGACTGGCGAGGGCGCTGATTTCGTTGTTCTGTTGCAACGCGGTCAGCAGTGCAAATTCATCCCCGCCGAGCCGGGCCAGGGTTTCGCCGCCGCGCACCAGCGCCTGTACCTCGTTGGCGATGCGGATCAGCACGGAATCCCCGGCACTGTGACCAAAGGTATCGTTAATGTATTTGAATTCATCCAGATCAAAATAGAACAGGGCAAAGCGGGCGTTGTTCCGCTGGGCGTTGATGATGGACTGTTCCAGCTGTTCCTGAAAACGATGGCGATTGTACAGGCCGGTCAGCGGATCCCGCTGCGCCAGATATAATAATTGCTGTGCGGTCTGGCGTTCGTTGGTGACATCTTCGTAAATCCACAGCCGGCCCAATATCCGTTCATCATTATCCAGCACCGGGTAGGAAATCTGGGTTAGGACCCGACCGTCGTACAGATCCAGTTCAAAGCGTTCGCTGATCTCGTGAGTGTCGAGTACCTGTAATACATATTTGGAGGCGTGATCGGGGCGCGCGAAGCGGTGAGTGGAGTGTTCCAGTACGTTCATCGTCTCACGATTCTCCAGCACCTCATCGTCGGGGATGGCCCACATGGCACGAAATGCCGGATTAACGTATTCCATCACCCGGTTGCGATCCTCGAACAGAATCCCGATGTTCATCGCTGATAGTAACGCCGCCATGCGCCCCTGCTCGCGCTCGGCCACCAGGCGCAGTTCGCGTTGCGTCTGTTCCGACTGGCGCAGCTCTGCCAGCGTTTTTTCCAGTGCCAGTTGCGCCTCGACCCGGTCGGTAATGTCCTGCACCGTGCCGATGCCATAACTCAGCTCGCCCTGATCGTCGAATTCCAGTTCGGCATTCTCACGCACCCATTTGATGCGATCGTGAATGATGATTCTGTGCTCGACTTCATAGCCCGCGCCGGCCAGTGCAGCCTGCCAGTTTCGGTCGACCATTTCCCGGTCTTCGGGGTGAATCGCCTCCAGGAATATCTCGTAACTGAGAGGCTTACCTTTGGGGATGCCGAAAATACGATAGGTTTCGTCGGACCATTCCAGCCGGTTCTGTTTGACATCCAGGGTCCAGCTGCCGATATGGGCAATCGACTGGGCCCGGTTCAGGTCCCGCTCGCTCTTGCGCAGGGCCTGTTCCGTTACCCGGTGCTCCTCGATGACGTCATTGAGCTGGTCATTAACCTCCTGTAACTGCCGGGTACGGGAGTGAATGCGTTGTTCCAGCTGGCTGTTGAGCTCGAGATAACGGCGGGTGGTTTCATTCTCACGCTGACGACTGTCGTGATTGATACCCCGCAAAAACAGCCCGAGCCCAAGCGCGATGGTGATGGCGGCCAGTGCACGCCACAGTTGTACCGGTGTGCCGGTTACTTCCTGAAACAGGGTTTGTGTGGGCAGTACCTGCCCAATTCGCGGGTCGCTGATAATCAGGGTGGTCAGCAGGCCATAGGCAATGAATCCACAGGCGACCAGTTTCAGTGTCCAGCCGGCCTGCATCCGGGTCAGGCTGTGATGATGCACACGTGCGTAGCCGAGCAGTCCCAGGCCGGTGAGTAACGCCCCGGGCAGGCCGACGAACAGTCGAATGGCGGCATCCAGGCCGCTGGCTGACTGACTTGCCAGCAGGGTGAGGAGAATCAGGCCGAGTCCGGCGCCGGCATAGAGGCCGGGTGGCAGGGGATGTTGAACGACGGTCTGGGTGTCGTTACTGCGAAACTGGCGACCGATGCGTCGGCCAAATTCAAACAGGGGCAGATAGGAGATCAGCAGTAACCCGTTTGCCAGCCATTCTAAGGCCGGGTGACGGGGTTGATAGGCCAGTTGCCACCAGTCAAAAAACTCGTTCAATCCGTGCAGCAGGCCGAACAGGCCAAGCAGCCACAGATACGGCGCGAAGCCCAGTGCCCGATCTTCCCTGGGCTGCAGTAAAACGACAAATCCGAGCAACAGAAACGAGAAACCGTAAACGACGTAAATTTCGACAAGGTAATCGGCTGGCAAACTCACAGTACGGTCCGTTTTTATTATTGATTGGTAAAATAGTGTTCAAATTTACCAGCAATATCCGGGGAAAGACAGGGCCGGTCATACGGATATTGCGGATCGGATCATTCAGGAAATCTGTCAGGATCGAATCCGCCGGGGATCTGGTGAAATCCGGAAGATGGACTATATTTAGAGTAATTTTCATCAATGCAGCCATCTTATGAGTGTTACCGCTGTCGATCTGGTCCGTGATATCAAACAACTGGTGTCGTTGCCGGAAGTCTCTTTGCGTATCAGTCGCATGACCGAACAGGGAGAATGCACGGCGGTGGAGCTGGGCAGGGTGATCAGCCAGGACGCCTCCCTCTCGGCCCGCCTGTTACGGATTGCCAACAGTCCGGTTTACGGCCTCTCCAGCCGGGTCGATACGGTCTCGCGCGCGGTCACCCTGCTTGGCCTGCAACAGATCCGCGATCTGGTGATCGCCACCACGGCAACCCGGGCATTCGAGGGGATTCCGACCGATCTGGTGTCGGTGGAGGATTTCTGGCACCACAGTCTCTATTGCGGTCTGCTGGCCCAGGAACTGGGTGAGGTGTCCAGTGCGTCACGTTCCGAGTCGTTGTTTCTGGCCGGGCTGCTGCACGACATTGGTCAGCTGGTGATGTTCTACAAATTGCCGCAACATATGCACTCGGCACTGATACGAACACTACAGGTGGAGGATCCGCTGCCGATGTACCGTGCCGAGCGGGAGGTGATCGGTTTTGATCATGCCCAGGTGGGCGAGGCACTGGCGGAATTATGGCACTTGCCGAGCAACCTGCGCGAATGTATTGCCTACCATCATGAGCCCGGTCGGGCAGAATTATTTCCGGTTCAGGTGGCGCTGGTGCATATGGCCAATATGATTGCATCGCAGCCTTATATCGAAGAGAGTGAGCTGGATGACTGGAGCCACATTGATCCCAGGGCGTGGGAAATCGCCGGTCTTTCGCGAGAACAGGTCCTGCGTGC
Above is a window of Thiohalophilus sp. DNA encoding:
- a CDS encoding putative bifunctional diguanylate cyclase/phosphodiesterase — protein: MSLPADYLVEIYVVYGFSFLLLGFVVLLQPREDRALGFAPYLWLLGLFGLLHGLNEFFDWWQLAYQPRHPALEWLANGLLLISYLPLFEFGRRIGRQFRSNDTQTVVQHPLPPGLYAGAGLGLILLTLLASQSASGLDAAIRLFVGLPGALLTGLGLLGYARVHHHSLTRMQAGWTLKLVACGFIAYGLLTTLIISDPRIGQVLPTQTLFQEVTGTPVQLWRALAAITIALGLGLFLRGINHDSRQRENETTRRYLELNSQLEQRIHSRTRQLQEVNDQLNDVIEEHRVTEQALRKSERDLNRAQSIAHIGSWTLDVKQNRLEWSDETYRIFGIPKGKPLSYEIFLEAIHPEDREMVDRNWQAALAGAGYEVEHRIIIHDRIKWVRENAELEFDDQGELSYGIGTVQDITDRVEAQLALEKTLAELRQSEQTQRELRLVAEREQGRMAALLSAMNIGILFEDRNRVMEYVNPAFRAMWAIPDDEVLENRETMNVLEHSTHRFARPDHASKYVLQVLDTHEISERFELDLYDGRVLTQISYPVLDNDERILGRLWIYEDVTNERQTAQQLLYLAQRDPLTGLYNRHRFQEQLEQSIINAQRNNARFALFYFDLDEFKYINDTFGHSAGDSVLIRIANEVQALVRGGETLARLGGDEFALLTALQQNNEISALASRIINAVSSLPFRFRGRHLRMTTSLGVAVFPDHGLDTEDLVARADAAMYQAKSQGKNTWAIYDADRDTSLAMVDRLTWNQRIVQAMEQDLLELHYQGIYNTSDSSISHIEALVRMRDPLNLDQLYMPGQFIPIAEKSGTIVDLDKWVIKRVVRTLAELPHLSAIAVNVSGRTFDDPGLPQYIRNLLREYELEPQRLIIELTETAAVTDMQDAQAFIEAMHRTGCRVALDDFGSGFSTFTYLKHLGVEILKIDGQFISDLPNNAENQAFVKAMVGVARGLRKICIAEFVEDAATLEMIRDIGVDMAQGYYLDRPDPDHPALTKNGDKK
- a CDS encoding HDOD domain-containing protein, whose amino-acid sequence is MSVTAVDLVRDIKQLVSLPEVSLRISRMTEQGECTAVELGRVISQDASLSARLLRIANSPVYGLSSRVDTVSRAVTLLGLQQIRDLVIATTATRAFEGIPTDLVSVEDFWHHSLYCGLLAQELGEVSSASRSESLFLAGLLHDIGQLVMFYKLPQHMHSALIRTLQVEDPLPMYRAEREVIGFDHAQVGEALAELWHLPSNLRECIAYHHEPGRAELFPVQVALVHMANMIASQPYIEESELDDWSHIDPRAWEIAGLSREQVLRAIEGACQQLQEARRAYFS
- a CDS encoding rubredoxin, translated to MEYRQYMCVVCGFIYDEEQGLPEEGIAPGTRWEDIPEDWQCPECGVGKEDFEMIEI
- a CDS encoding class II aldolase/adducin family protein — translated: MTPKDDLIRHYRWLRQYGINDSHSGNASVREGNTIWVTPTGACADTLGPDQLIACDIDGTLGDGASLDARLHVMVYQKNPDTRAVLHGHGAHTVALTLNGKDFTPPDFEGNYYFGTVPVLNIPYENYLAEAPEQVSDTLAKHKITVVRGHGVYAQAETINLAYKWNCSLELSAKTAWLAQLAGTLPRGK